One segment of Rosa chinensis cultivar Old Blush chromosome 6, RchiOBHm-V2, whole genome shotgun sequence DNA contains the following:
- the LOC112173842 gene encoding uncharacterized protein LOC112173842 isoform X1 — MARGGGEWAIHKVVRGKWACSYKKTTLIVCCINIVVALYVLRSLYASLYIYSDRDSRLTVEYTPDQIRKMEESVRIRKSAEPVELIRLVKQFKKELSAEPSLGFELPESLKLKLTNEIIAELKSLPLKANVSEQRDFAERWCNEKLEQAKQLIREKGTLNSTTLLEEAVILVKALESDRTQLLEDIGLWIPSEIVNNEHDDKPEGEPDDLDEVLPGRPLPPECHAELHTDYDGAAVRWGLNYHKESAADCCQACLVQAKRAKPNEKKCNVWVYCPAEDGCHSPDIYEHRLGECWLKFAETPKLNFKNKYPESYRRSHPSAPIIVPWASGIVGAA, encoded by the exons atggCTCGTGGAGGAGGAGAATGGGCAATTCATAAAGTGGTTAGAGGGAAATGGGCTTGTTCTTACAAGAAGACCACTCTCATCGTTTGCTGCATTAACATTGTCGTTGCTCTCTATGTTCTTCGCTCTCTCTACGCTTCTCTCTACATCTATTCCGACAGAGATTCACGTCTCA CTGTTGAGTACACTCCGGATCAGATTAGGAAAATGGAGGAATCAGTTCGGATTCGAAAGTCAGCCGAACCTGTAGAGCTTATTAGATTG GTGAAGCAATTTAAGAAGGAGCTTTCCGCTGAGCCTTCACTGGGGTTTGAATTGCCGGAGTCTTTGAAACTGAAGCTAACCAATGAGATAATTGCCGAGTTGAAGAGTTTGCCTCTCAAGGCAAATGTCAGTGAGCAAAGAG ACTTTGCTGAAAGATGGTGTAATGAAAAACTTGAACAAGCTAAACAGTTGATCCGTGAGAAAGGGACTTTAAATTCAACAACTTTGCTGGAGGAAGCAG TAATACTTGTAAAAGCTTTGGAGTCTGATAGGACACAGCTGTTGGAAGATATTGGCCTTTGGATACCTTCTGAAATTGTTAACAATGAACACGACGATAAACCTGAGGGTGAACCGGATGACTTAG ATGAAGTTTTACCCGGCAGGCCTCTTCCACCTGAATGCCACGCTGAACTTCATACAGATTATGATGGTGCTGCTGTAAGATGGGGCCTTAACTACCACAAAGAAAGTGCAGCTGACTGTTGTCAGGCTTGCTTGGTTCAAGCAAAACGTGCCAAGCCTAATGAAAAGAAATGTAATGTATGGGTTTACTGTCCTGCAGAAGATGGTTGCCATTCTCCCGATATCTATGAGCATAGACTTGGAGAGTGCTGGCTGAAATTT GCAGAAACACCTAAGCTTAATTTCAAGAACAAGTATCCGGAGTCATACAGAAGGTCACACCCATCTGCACCGATTATTGTTCCTTGGGCCTCTGGCATTGTTGGTGCCGCATAA
- the LOC112173842 gene encoding uncharacterized protein LOC112173842 isoform X2: MARGGGEWAIHKVVRGKWACSYKKTTLIVCCINIVVALYVLRSLYASLYIYSDRDSRLIEYTPDQIRKMEESVRIRKSAEPVELIRLVKQFKKELSAEPSLGFELPESLKLKLTNEIIAELKSLPLKANVSEQRDFAERWCNEKLEQAKQLIREKGTLNSTTLLEEAVILVKALESDRTQLLEDIGLWIPSEIVNNEHDDKPEGEPDDLDEVLPGRPLPPECHAELHTDYDGAAVRWGLNYHKESAADCCQACLVQAKRAKPNEKKCNVWVYCPAEDGCHSPDIYEHRLGECWLKFAETPKLNFKNKYPESYRRSHPSAPIIVPWASGIVGAA, translated from the exons atggCTCGTGGAGGAGGAGAATGGGCAATTCATAAAGTGGTTAGAGGGAAATGGGCTTGTTCTTACAAGAAGACCACTCTCATCGTTTGCTGCATTAACATTGTCGTTGCTCTCTATGTTCTTCGCTCTCTCTACGCTTCTCTCTACATCTATTCCGACAGAGATTCACGTCTCA TTGAGTACACTCCGGATCAGATTAGGAAAATGGAGGAATCAGTTCGGATTCGAAAGTCAGCCGAACCTGTAGAGCTTATTAGATTG GTGAAGCAATTTAAGAAGGAGCTTTCCGCTGAGCCTTCACTGGGGTTTGAATTGCCGGAGTCTTTGAAACTGAAGCTAACCAATGAGATAATTGCCGAGTTGAAGAGTTTGCCTCTCAAGGCAAATGTCAGTGAGCAAAGAG ACTTTGCTGAAAGATGGTGTAATGAAAAACTTGAACAAGCTAAACAGTTGATCCGTGAGAAAGGGACTTTAAATTCAACAACTTTGCTGGAGGAAGCAG TAATACTTGTAAAAGCTTTGGAGTCTGATAGGACACAGCTGTTGGAAGATATTGGCCTTTGGATACCTTCTGAAATTGTTAACAATGAACACGACGATAAACCTGAGGGTGAACCGGATGACTTAG ATGAAGTTTTACCCGGCAGGCCTCTTCCACCTGAATGCCACGCTGAACTTCATACAGATTATGATGGTGCTGCTGTAAGATGGGGCCTTAACTACCACAAAGAAAGTGCAGCTGACTGTTGTCAGGCTTGCTTGGTTCAAGCAAAACGTGCCAAGCCTAATGAAAAGAAATGTAATGTATGGGTTTACTGTCCTGCAGAAGATGGTTGCCATTCTCCCGATATCTATGAGCATAGACTTGGAGAGTGCTGGCTGAAATTT GCAGAAACACCTAAGCTTAATTTCAAGAACAAGTATCCGGAGTCATACAGAAGGTCACACCCATCTGCACCGATTATTGTTCCTTGGGCCTCTGGCATTGTTGGTGCCGCATAA
- the LOC112172707 gene encoding origin of replication complex subunit 2, which translates to MEMNDADDEEFGFSRNYFLAKELGGSAVKSHSKLSDINIVDEQELRAAVSNIEPKHEKEIKDLISSYKRLYPRWAFDLRCGLGLLMYGFGSKKTLLEDFASTSLTEYSAFVINGYLPTINIKQVLTSLAEVLWDQLKIKRRTPSKSLSKDQQPFSSRSVEDLLAFLDGSEDRTSEFLVCVIIHNIDGPGLRDSEIQQYLARVASCPNIRIVASIDHVNAPLLWDKKMVHTQFNWCWYHVPTFAPYKIEGTFFPLILAHGNTTQTAKNAVIVLQSLTPNAQGVFKILAEYQLSHSEEEGMPIDNLFATCRERFLVGSRPMLNSHLTEFKDHELVKTRRHSDGQDCLYIPLTSEALEKLLVEMTQ; encoded by the exons ATGGAGATGAACGATGCCGACGACGAAGAGTTTGGGTTCTCTAGAAACTACTTTCTGGCGAAGGAGCTCGGTGGCTCCGCCGTGAAATCCCACTCTAAGCTCTCCGATATCAATATCGTCGACGAACAG GAACTGAGGGCAGCTGTATCTAATATTGAACCCAAACATGAGAAAGAGATCAAGGATTTGATTAGCAGTTATAAGAGGTTGTACCCCAGATGGGCTTTTGATCTTAG GTGTGGTCTTGGTCTTCTCATGTATGGATTTGGATCGAAGAAGACTTTGCTTGAAGATTTTGCTTCAACATCCTTGACCGAGTATTCTGCGTTTGTTATCAATGGATATCTTCCAACAATAAATATAAAGCAG GTTTTGACATCCTTAGCTGAAGTTCTATGGGATCAATTGAAAATCAAACGCAGGACTCCTTCTAAGAGCTTGTCCAAAGATCAACAACCCTTTAGTTCTCGATCTGTGGAGGATCTTCTTGCATTTTTGGATGGATCAGAGGATAGGACAAGTGAATTTCTTGTATGTGTAATCATTCACAACATTGATGGGCCTGGATTAAGGGACTCTGAAATCCAGCAGTATCTTGCAAGAGTTGCTTCTTGTCCCAATATTCGTATTGTGGCCTCTATCGATCATGTGAATGCACCTCTTT TGTGGGACAAGAAGATGGTTCACACTCAATTCAACTGGTGCTGGTATCATGTTCCTACCTTTGCGCCATACAAGATCGAAGGAACGTTCTTTCCCTTGATTCTAGCTCATGGCAATACCACCCAAACTGCCAAAAATGCTGTTATAGTTTTACAGAGTTTGACACCCAATGCCCAGGGCGTGTTCAAAATTCTTGCAGAATATCAACTGtctcactctgaagaagaaG GGATGCCAATTGATAATCTGTTTGCAACCTGTCGCGAACGCTTCCTTGTGGGCAGCCGGCCTATGCTCAACTCCCATTTGACCGAATTCAAAGATCATGAGTTGGTCAAAACAAGAAGGCATTCTGATGGCCAGGATTGCTTGTACATTCCTCTAACAAGTGAGGCACTTGAAAAACTACTAGTGGAGATGACTCAGTAA
- the LOC112173339 gene encoding uncharacterized protein LOC112173339, which yields MWGFGGRYYWGRKERRSDGTEGIVVVFAWMSSEEKHLKSYVQLYSSLGWNSLVCHSQFLNMFFPEKATALATDIINELVQELKVKPCPVVFASFSGGPKACMYQVLQIIEGICESKLNLDDCRLVRDCISGHIYDSSPVDFTSDLGTKFVLHPTVLKMSHPPRVASWVAHGIASGLDALFLNRFESQRAEYWQTLYSTVGMKAPYLILCSENDDLAPYQVICNFAERLRELGADVKLVKWNGSPHVGHYRHYPVDYKAAVTELLGKAAGVYSQRIRQREGESLCVQAGHDDVVEPINSLRKAAGASNGFRGVMLASSDDLLPTSTEYYGVGSVQDEGLIHLSDAPTPTMNAHGVLGQVLFDICVPKNIENWDIKSSSSLNGNGRSFSFRRRQAPLNPIKCIRRSRL from the exons ATGTGGGGATTTGGGGGTCGGTATTATTGGGGGAGAAAAGAGAGGAGGAGTGATGGAACTGAAGGGATAGTGGTTGTGTTTGCATGGATGTCCAGCGAAGAGAAGCATTTGAAGAGCTATGTGCAGCTCTACTCCTCTCTGGGATGGAACTCACTCGTCTGCCACTCTCAATTTCTCAATAT GTTCTTTCCTGAGAAGGCCACAGCTCTAGCAACTGACATTATAAATGAACTGGTTCAG GAGCTGAAGGTCAAGCCTTGTCCTGTGGTCTTTGCTTCTTTCTCTGGTGGTCCAAAAGCTTGTATGTACCAAGTTCTTCAG ATAATCGAGGGAATTTGTGAATCAAAACTGAATCTG GATGATTGCCGACTGGTTAGAGACTGTATATCAGGCCATATATATGATTCCAGCCCAGTGGATTTTACTAGTGATCTGGGTACTAAATTTGTTCTTCACCCAACTGTCCTGAAAATGTCCCATCCACCAAGAGTAGCATCATGGGTGGCACATGGCATTGCTTCTGGTCTTGATGCCCTCTTCCTCAACAGGTTTGAGTCACAGCGTGCCGAGTATTGGCAGACTCTCTACTCCACTGTT GGTATGAAGGCCCCGTACCTCATTTTATGCTCAGAGAATGATGATCTTGCTCCCTATCAAGTTATCTGTAATTTTGCTGAACGGTTACGAGAACTTGGGGCTGATGTAAAACTAGTAAAATGGAATGGCTCTCCGCACGTAG GTCATTATAGGCATTATCCAGTTGATTATAAGGCTGCTGTAACTGAGCTCCTTGGTAAAGCTGCTGGAGTCTATTCCCAGAGAATTAGACAAAGGGAAGGAGAAAGCTTGTGTGTGCAGGCAGGGCATGACGACGTTGTTGAGCCAATCAATAGCCTTAGGAAAGCTGCAGGAGCCTCAAATGGGTTCCGAGGAGTGATGTTGGCATCCAGTGATGACTTGTTGCCCACCTCAACAGAATATTACGGAGTTGGGTCTGTGCAAGATGAAGGTTTAATTCACCTGTCTGATGCACCAACGCCAACCATGAATGCCCATGGAGTTCTCGGTCAGGTTCTTTTCGACATCTGTGTTCCAAAAAACATCGAGAATTGGGATATAAAGTCATCGAGTTCTTTGAATGGGAATGGCCGCTCTTTTAGTTTTAGAAGAAGGCAAGCCCCTTTAAACCCAATCAAGTGCATACGTCGCTCCAGACTATAA
- the LOC112174260 gene encoding putative dihydroflavonol 4-reductase, with translation MKVIVTGASGYLGGRLCHKLLERGHSVRALVRPSSDLSSLPPPSSGSLELVYGDVTDYHSLLSAISGCHVVFHAAALVEPWLPDPSDFFSVNVGGLKNVLRAIRETNTVEKLIYTSSFFALGPTDGDVADETQFHHEKFFCTEYEKSKAAADKIALQAAQQEGLPVLLLYPGVIYGPGKLTAGNVVARMIIERFNGRLPGYIGAGTDRYSFSHVDDVVDGHIGALYKGRIGERYLLTGENASFKHVFDVAAVLTHTQRPKFNIPLWLIEVYGWVSILGSRVTGKLPLISPPTVYVLRHQWAYSCEKAKQELDYSPRSLKEGLEEVLPWLKNLGLIKY, from the exons ATGAAGGTAATTGTGACCGGCGCCTCCGGTTACTTAGGAGGAAGACTATGCCACAAGCTACTGGAACGGGGCCACTCCGTTCGGGCCTTGGTCCGGCCCAGCAGCGACCTCTCCTCCCTTCCTCCACCCTCCTCCGGTTCCCTTGAACTCGTTTACGGCGACGTCACTGACTACCACTCCCTCCTCTCCGCCATCTCCGGCTGCCACGTCGTTTTCCACGCCGCCGCCTTAGTCGAGCCCTGGCTTCCCGATCCCTCCGACTTCTTCTCC GTCAACGTGGGGGGATTGAAGAACGTGCTGAGAGCAATCAGGGAGACGAATACCGTAGAGAAACTCATCTACACGTCGTCGTTTTTCGCTCTCGGACCCACCGACGGCGACGTCGCCGACGAGACTCAG TTCCATCACGAGAAATTCTTCTGCACGGAGTACGAGAAATCCAAAGCGGCCGCCGATAAGATCGCGTTACAAGCTGCGCAGCAAGAGGGTTTGCCGGTGCTTTTACTTTATCCGGGAGTAATTTACGGTCCCGGGAAACTCACCGCCGGCAATGTGGTTGCTCGGATGATCATCGAAAGGTTTAATGGACGATTGCCTGGGTATATAGGCGCCGGGACTGATAGGTATTCCTTTAGCCATGTCGATGATGTGGTAGATGGCCACATTGGAGCTTTGTATAAGGGGAGAATTGGGGAGAGATATCTGCTTACTGGCGAAAACGCATCGTTTAAGCATGTGTTTGATGTAGCTGCTGTACTGACTCATACGCAGAGGCCTAAGTTTAACATCCCATTGTGGTTGATTGAGGTCTATGGATGGGTGTCGATTCTCGGCTCTCGGGTTACAGGGAAGCTTCCTCTGATCAGCCCGCcg ACTGTTTATGTTCTAAGGCATCAATGGGCGTATTCGTGTGAGAAGGCCAAGCAGGAGCTGGATTATAGTCCTAGAAGCTTGAAGGAAGGATTAGAGGAGGTGCTGCCCTGGCTCAAGAATTTGGGTTTGATCAAATACTAA
- the LOC112174261 gene encoding B3 domain-containing protein At5g42700 isoform X1, whose product MAKPKTSYEETRKQRMEENRKRMEALNLPQLAQAFQTSSSPKPSPMKRQKPRKVEKQIVEVRRSARVASQPTPVYREVEVKVPRSYGRISKHRDLSNRVYASEYARAEATEKAEELESGLGSDYPTFVKPMLQSHVTGGFWLGLPLPFCRKYLPKRDAAVMLVDEEGEEYPTVYLGNKNGLSGGWRGFSIAHELVDGDALVFQLIRPTTFKVFQLIRPTTFELCFEHSGNT is encoded by the exons ATGGCCAAGCCAAAAACATCCTACGAGGAGACCCGAAAGCAGAGAATGGAAGAAAACAGGAAGAGAATGGAAGCCCTCAATCTGCCTCAGCTGGCTCAGGCTTTTCAAACCTCTTCGTCTCCCAAACCTTCTCCG ATGAAGCGCCAGAAGCCTCGTAAAGTGGAGAAGCAGATTGTTGAGGTGAGGAGATCGGCTCGCGTCGCAAGCCAGCCTACCCCTGTTTACAGAGAA GTTGAGGTGAAGGTACCAAGAAGCTATGGGAGGATTTCTAAGCATAGGGATTTGTCCAACCGGGTATATGCTAGTGAGTACGCCAGAGCCGAGGCAACGGAGAAAGCTGAGGAATTGGAGTCGGGCTTGGGATCCGATTACCCGACCTTTGTGAAACCAATGCTCCAATCCCATGTCACTGGTGGATTCTGGCTG GGTCTTCCACTCCCTTTCTGCAGGAAGTACCTCCCCAAACGCGATGCAGCTGTGATGCTGGTAGATGAAGAAGGTGAGGAGTACCCGACTGTATACTTGGGGAACAAAAATGGACTTAGCGGTGGATGGAGAGGATTTTCGATTGCCCATGAGTTGGTGGACGGTGATGCATTGGTATTTCAGTTAATCAGGCCTACGACATTCAAGGTATTTCAGTTAATCAGGCCTACGACTTTTGAACTCTGTTTTGAGCACTCAGGGAATACATGA
- the LOC112174261 gene encoding B3 domain-containing protein Os06g0194400 isoform X2, whose translation MAKPKTSYEETRKQRMEENRKRMEALNLPQLAQAFQTSSSPKPSPMKRQKPRKVEKQIVEVRRSARVASQPTPVYREVEVKVPRSYGRISKHRDLSNRVYASEYARAEATEKAEELESGLGSDYPTFVKPMLQSHVTGGFWLGLPLPFCRKYLPKRDAAVMLVDEEGEEYPTVYLGNKNGLSGGWRGFSIAHELVDGDALVFQLIRPTTFKVYIIRVESS comes from the exons ATGGCCAAGCCAAAAACATCCTACGAGGAGACCCGAAAGCAGAGAATGGAAGAAAACAGGAAGAGAATGGAAGCCCTCAATCTGCCTCAGCTGGCTCAGGCTTTTCAAACCTCTTCGTCTCCCAAACCTTCTCCG ATGAAGCGCCAGAAGCCTCGTAAAGTGGAGAAGCAGATTGTTGAGGTGAGGAGATCGGCTCGCGTCGCAAGCCAGCCTACCCCTGTTTACAGAGAA GTTGAGGTGAAGGTACCAAGAAGCTATGGGAGGATTTCTAAGCATAGGGATTTGTCCAACCGGGTATATGCTAGTGAGTACGCCAGAGCCGAGGCAACGGAGAAAGCTGAGGAATTGGAGTCGGGCTTGGGATCCGATTACCCGACCTTTGTGAAACCAATGCTCCAATCCCATGTCACTGGTGGATTCTGGCTG GGTCTTCCACTCCCTTTCTGCAGGAAGTACCTCCCCAAACGCGATGCAGCTGTGATGCTGGTAGATGAAGAAGGTGAGGAGTACCCGACTGTATACTTGGGGAACAAAAATGGACTTAGCGGTGGATGGAGAGGATTTTCGATTGCCCATGAGTTGGTGGACGGTGATGCATTGGTATTTCAGTTAATCAGGCCTACGACATTCAAG GTGTACATCATAAGGGTAGAAAGCTCTTAA
- the LOC112174169 gene encoding B3 domain-containing protein At5g42700, translating into MAKPKTVSYEESRKQRLEENRKRMEALNLPQLSLALKTSSSPKSSPMKRTPKPKAEKQMVVVRRSSRVANLPSPPVYKEMEVVERVMIPRRYSGSTSKHRDLSNRVYASYEDRMDAMAKAEKLESDLGSDYPTLVKTMLQSHVTGGFWLGLQVQFCKDYLSKKDEIMTLVDEDGNEYETIYLARKTGLSGGWKGFAVAHDLVDGDAVVFQLIKPTTMKVYIIRVERKA; encoded by the exons ATGGCTAAACCCAAGACAGTATCATACGAGGAGAGTCGCAAGCAGAGGTTGGAGGAAAACAGGAAGAGAATGGAGGCACTCAATCTGCCTCAGCTTTCTCTCGCTCTTAAAACCTCTTCCTCTCCCAAATCCTCCCCt ATGAAGCGAACCCCCAAGCCCAAGGCCGAGAAGCAGATGGTTGTGGTGAGGAGGTCCTCTCGAGTCGCAAATCTACCTTCGCCTCCTGTCTACAAAGAAATG GAAGTTGTTGAGCGAGTTATGATACCGAGAAGGTATTCTGGTTCTACTTCTAAGCATAGGGATCTGTCGAATCGGGTGTATGCTTCTTATGAAGATAGAATGGATGCTATGGCGAAAGCTGAAAAATTGGAGTCGGATTTGGGGTCTGATTACCCGACTCTTGTGAAAACAATGCTCCAATCACATGTCACTGGTGGATTTTGGCTG GGTCTTCAAGTCCAGTTCTGCAAGGattatctttcaaagaaagatgaaatTATGACATTGGTAGACGAAGATGGTAATGAGTACGAGACTATTTACTTGGCCCGGAAGACAGGACTAAGTGGTGGATGGAAAGGATTTGCAGTTGCTCATGATTTGGTGGATGGGGATGCAGTGGTCTTTCAATTAATCAAGCCTACAACAATGAAG GTGTACATTATAAGGGTGGAAAGAAAGGCCTGA